One segment of Shewanella piezotolerans WP3 DNA contains the following:
- a CDS encoding efflux RND transporter periplasmic adaptor subunit — translation MSKKATLIGAISMLTILVVVFGFNTFKQNMIKTKLAAYKPAPAAVTSVTVKNSNWKKTISAVGHISADQQVNITPQLSGQVRSISFKSGDIVKQGSILVQLDDRLLQANKKTNMANLKLSKIEYQRQLKLLKTNSTSQDSVDTAAATLATSQADVEYIKTQIDFMQVKAPFSGKVGIRKVNKGDYIQPGTTIVELQNLTEQYIDFSIPEIQLANVKIGQRVTFTTDTYNGQNFVAHIVAIQPSVDSQSHNLDIRAKVEQSAKLNKVSFISGMYVEAIIDTALEVSLIPVPNIAITYSLYGDSVYVLKADSKVASTNHKGLFEYRIERRAITTADEHNAWVGVTSGLAAGEQVITSNTQSLKDGATVLVNNSRSINQASTLNKNKAEK, via the coding sequence ATGTCTAAGAAAGCTACCCTCATAGGTGCAATATCAATGTTAACTATTCTTGTCGTTGTATTTGGCTTTAATACATTTAAGCAGAATATGATTAAAACAAAACTAGCAGCCTATAAACCAGCTCCTGCAGCAGTAACATCTGTTACCGTTAAAAACAGCAACTGGAAAAAAACTATTAGTGCTGTTGGCCATATATCAGCTGACCAACAAGTTAATATTACGCCGCAGTTATCTGGCCAGGTACGCAGCATTTCATTTAAGTCTGGTGATATTGTAAAACAGGGTAGCATACTTGTTCAATTAGATGATCGATTACTCCAAGCTAATAAAAAAACTAACATGGCTAATTTAAAACTATCGAAAATTGAATATCAACGCCAATTAAAGCTATTGAAAACAAATAGCACATCTCAGGATTCGGTAGATACTGCTGCAGCAACGTTAGCAACTAGCCAAGCTGATGTTGAATATATTAAAACTCAAATTGACTTCATGCAGGTTAAAGCACCTTTCTCAGGAAAAGTTGGGATCCGGAAAGTCAACAAGGGGGACTATATACAACCAGGCACTACAATAGTAGAACTACAAAACCTAACCGAGCAATACATTGACTTCTCCATTCCGGAAATACAACTAGCGAACGTCAAAATAGGTCAAAGGGTGACATTCACAACTGACACCTATAATGGCCAAAATTTTGTTGCTCACATTGTAGCAATTCAACCTTCTGTTGATAGCCAGTCACATAACTTAGATATCCGTGCAAAAGTAGAGCAAAGCGCAAAATTAAATAAAGTTTCTTTTATTTCAGGTATGTATGTGGAAGCGATTATTGATACGGCTTTAGAAGTCTCTCTGATCCCTGTCCCCAATATTGCAATTACCTACTCACTTTATGGTGATTCGGTCTACGTACTAAAGGCTGACTCTAAAGTCGCCAGCACTAATCATAAAGGGCTGTTTGAGTACCGTATCGAACGCCGCGCGATTACGACAGCAGATGAACATAATGCTTGGGTAGGCGTAACGTCAGGGTTGGCAGCAGGTGAGCAGGTCATCACCTCTAATACTCAAAGTTTGAAAGATGGCGCCACTGTACTTGTCAATAACAGTCGATCTATTAACCAAGCATCTACGCTTAACAAAAATAAAGCAGAGAAGTAG
- a CDS encoding efflux RND transporter permease subunit: MNFTDLFIKRPVLATVLSLFLLVLGLKAFGMLQIRQYPELETGVITITTQYPGASASSVQGYVTQPLQAQIAQTAGIDYMTSESSLGTSLITVNLKLDYPSDKALTEILSLVQQVKYRLPAGVLDPSILKSTSQSPILYLSFSSDTLSTEQISDYISRVVKPTISTVSGVSKIDLLGQRDFAMRIWLNPTKMAAFGIVAADVQNAIKGNNAVSAAGKIKDKYIEVDINAHTDAASVEAFKQIALKASDGRIIHMQDIATVELGANSYDALVNFNSKPAVLTAISNTSNSNPLNVAADVYKVLPGIIDSLPEGIDANVTYDSTKYIQTSIDEVAKTLIEAAIIVIIVIFAFLGSMRAMMLPLVTIPLSLIGAMFFMLAMGFSINILTLLAMVLAISLVVDDAIVVVENTFRHLEDGVDPVNAAIISAREIAGPVVAMTITLAAVYAPIGFMGGLTGKLFTEFAFTLVGAVLISGFLALTLTPMMCSKVLNKSTLEGKLVKKIDASIAVITRHYTHMLTLLLENRKLVWPFAATILVALIFMFTHTASELAPQEDQGVMIMMGKGPTTANTDYLNHFTQPLTKIVNAYPEKDMDMMVNGYQNDQTFFGLAVLKDWSERDASSKEIMKRFQSDISTLPGLQVYTFSPPDLPGTAQGLPFQMVIKTPTGSYEDLYQFAEKVKDYAIKSGKFIYVQNDLDFSKPQVEVNINRDKAALMNVDTQQIGLVLSRYLSEGFVNYFALNERSYQVITQVPQDDRRIAKDLKQYYVKSANGQMVPLASLVTITKSVQPSAVDQFQQLNSAMIEAKMMPGVSIGEAYSVMAEAAEQILPKAYSTDASGQLRQFLEEGSSLIATFFLAIIIIYLVLAAQFESFRDPLIVLTSVPLSIFGAMLPLYFGIDTLNIYTEVGLVTLIGLISKHGILIVEFANQLQAEKGYSKREAAIKAAAVRLRPVLMTTAAMVIGVVPLLIAVGAGAQSRFAIGLVITVGMSIGTMFTLFVLPTVYTFLAQDHRPSSDISASPAA, from the coding sequence ATGAATTTTACCGATCTATTTATCAAACGCCCTGTTCTTGCAACTGTGCTTAGCCTGTTTTTATTGGTGCTAGGTCTTAAGGCTTTTGGGATGCTGCAAATTAGACAGTACCCTGAACTAGAGACTGGTGTCATAACCATTACCACTCAATATCCTGGCGCCAGTGCGTCCAGTGTGCAAGGCTATGTCACCCAGCCTCTACAAGCTCAAATTGCGCAGACTGCGGGTATAGACTATATGACTTCAGAAAGTAGCTTAGGGACTTCACTGATTACGGTAAACCTCAAGCTAGATTATCCGTCAGATAAAGCATTGACTGAAATTCTATCTTTAGTACAACAAGTTAAATACCGCCTACCAGCAGGCGTTCTCGATCCAAGTATTTTAAAATCAACATCACAATCACCAATTTTGTACCTATCGTTCTCGAGTGACACCTTGTCAACTGAGCAGATCTCCGACTATATCAGTCGCGTAGTCAAACCCACCATCTCAACAGTTAGCGGCGTGTCAAAAATTGATCTGTTAGGGCAACGCGATTTTGCAATGAGAATCTGGTTAAACCCAACAAAAATGGCAGCTTTTGGCATTGTTGCAGCCGATGTACAAAATGCAATAAAAGGTAATAATGCTGTCAGTGCTGCAGGAAAAATAAAAGACAAATATATTGAAGTAGACATAAACGCCCATACTGACGCGGCCTCAGTGGAAGCGTTTAAGCAGATAGCACTAAAAGCCAGTGATGGCCGCATTATCCATATGCAGGATATCGCCACTGTTGAGCTTGGCGCCAATAGTTACGATGCCCTAGTAAACTTCAACAGCAAACCGGCGGTATTGACTGCTATAAGTAATACCTCAAATTCAAATCCGCTCAATGTAGCAGCAGATGTTTACAAGGTGTTACCAGGCATTATCGATAGTTTGCCTGAAGGTATCGATGCAAACGTCACCTATGACTCAACCAAATATATTCAAACATCAATTGATGAAGTGGCCAAAACACTCATAGAAGCAGCAATTATTGTAATTATAGTTATCTTTGCTTTCTTAGGTTCTATGCGCGCTATGATGCTGCCACTTGTTACCATTCCACTGTCGTTGATAGGTGCGATGTTCTTCATGTTGGCAATGGGCTTCAGTATTAATATTTTGACACTGTTAGCAATGGTACTGGCGATTTCACTGGTTGTTGATGACGCAATTGTCGTGGTTGAAAATACCTTTCGTCACTTAGAGGACGGAGTTGACCCTGTAAATGCAGCGATTATAAGTGCCCGTGAAATTGCTGGGCCTGTTGTCGCCATGACCATAACCTTAGCGGCAGTGTATGCACCTATTGGATTTATGGGGGGATTAACGGGTAAGTTATTTACCGAATTCGCGTTTACCTTAGTCGGCGCGGTGCTCATTTCTGGCTTTTTGGCGCTCACATTAACGCCAATGATGTGTTCAAAAGTGTTGAACAAAAGTACCCTTGAAGGCAAGCTCGTCAAAAAAATCGATGCCAGCATTGCCGTCATTACTCGCCATTATACGCACATGTTGACCTTGCTCCTAGAAAACAGAAAGCTTGTATGGCCCTTCGCCGCTACAATTTTGGTGGCATTGATATTTATGTTTACCCATACCGCTTCAGAACTAGCGCCACAAGAAGATCAGGGCGTCATGATCATGATGGGTAAAGGTCCAACAACAGCGAATACTGATTATCTTAATCACTTTACTCAGCCATTGACCAAGATTGTAAACGCTTATCCAGAGAAAGATATGGATATGATGGTTAATGGCTATCAAAATGATCAAACTTTCTTCGGGTTAGCCGTTCTCAAGGATTGGAGTGAGCGAGATGCTTCAAGCAAAGAGATCATGAAGCGTTTCCAAAGTGACATTAGCACTCTACCAGGGCTGCAAGTGTACACTTTTTCACCTCCCGACTTACCAGGCACAGCTCAAGGTTTACCGTTCCAAATGGTGATAAAGACACCGACTGGTAGCTATGAAGATCTATATCAATTCGCAGAAAAAGTTAAAGACTATGCGATAAAAAGCGGCAAATTTATCTACGTTCAAAACGATTTAGACTTTAGCAAACCACAGGTCGAAGTGAATATTAACCGCGATAAAGCCGCCTTAATGAATGTTGATACCCAGCAAATAGGATTAGTGTTATCACGCTACTTAAGTGAAGGGTTTGTCAATTACTTCGCGTTAAACGAACGCAGTTATCAAGTGATCACTCAAGTGCCACAAGATGACCGTCGTATTGCAAAAGATTTAAAACAGTACTACGTAAAGTCAGCCAATGGTCAAATGGTGCCGTTAGCCTCACTGGTTACCATCACTAAGAGCGTTCAACCATCAGCTGTTGATCAATTTCAGCAATTAAACAGCGCAATGATAGAAGCGAAAATGATGCCAGGCGTCAGTATTGGTGAAGCTTATAGCGTTATGGCTGAAGCTGCAGAGCAAATATTACCCAAGGCATACAGTACCGATGCCTCAGGTCAATTGCGTCAGTTTTTAGAAGAAGGTTCATCGCTAATCGCCACGTTCTTTCTTGCCATTATCATCATTTACTTGGTTTTGGCTGCGCAGTTTGAGAGTTTTAGAGACCCTCTTATTGTTTTAACCAGTGTACCCTTGTCTATTTTTGGAGCCATGCTTCCGCTGTACTTTGGTATTGATACGCTCAATATCTACACCGAAGTCGGTTTAGTTACCTTGATAGGTCTAATTAGTAAACACGGGATTTTGATTGTGGAGTTTGCTAACCAACTGCAAGCAGAAAAAGGTTACAGTAAACGCGAAGCTGCTATAAAAGCTGCTGCAGTAAGACTTAGGCCTGTACTAATGACAACCGCGGCTATGGTTATTGGTGTAGTACCGCTACTTATCGCAGTAGGCGCTGGCGCCCAGAGCCGTTTTGCTATTGGCTTGGTTATTACCGTGGGAATGTCAATTGGCACCATGTTCACGCTATTTGTATTGCCAACGGTCTATACCTTCTTAGCACAGGATCATAGACCAAGTAGCGATATTTCGGCGAGCCCCGCAGCCTGA
- a CDS encoding DMT family transporter → MSSQHSLAFMLLAVMSAVLMATIGVFARYAALPAEHITFYRLVIGAACMLAFMLLSGKAVQVKHKPSKRTIINGVMLAGFMVFYVQAISYISMANAVMLIYLAPLTSAAFAHFVYKERLTQINCALIVLALLGFGLMLPNNLDSDNQQQTLGYLYATLAMLSYSGFMLINRKPSQSTPYQSTLIQLSVGAICLLPFVLQSPIIPSLNQWGWLIAIGVLPGFLAILFAVKALRVLPAISFGTLAYFEPVAVVIFAWFLFDETLVSIQLIGALMIIFAGISQGVVMREQQSNKSIKME, encoded by the coding sequence ATGAGTAGCCAGCACTCGCTCGCCTTTATGTTGCTTGCGGTAATGTCTGCGGTATTAATGGCGACCATAGGTGTGTTTGCGCGTTACGCAGCCCTGCCCGCTGAACATATCACTTTCTACCGCTTAGTGATTGGTGCAGCCTGTATGCTTGCGTTTATGCTGTTAAGTGGAAAAGCGGTGCAAGTAAAACACAAACCTAGCAAACGCACTATTATCAACGGCGTAATGTTAGCGGGTTTTATGGTGTTTTATGTGCAGGCCATCAGCTATATCAGTATGGCCAACGCGGTAATGCTTATCTACCTCGCGCCTTTAACTTCCGCAGCCTTTGCTCACTTTGTTTATAAAGAGAGGCTCACGCAGATAAATTGCGCCCTTATAGTGCTCGCACTTTTAGGCTTTGGCCTCATGCTGCCCAATAATCTAGACAGTGATAACCAGCAACAAACGCTTGGCTACCTTTACGCTACTTTGGCGATGCTCAGTTATTCAGGCTTTATGCTAATTAACCGTAAGCCAAGTCAATCAACCCCCTACCAAAGTACCTTGATACAACTCAGTGTTGGTGCTATCTGCCTACTGCCTTTCGTTCTTCAGTCACCGATTATTCCTTCACTAAACCAGTGGGGCTGGTTGATCGCGATTGGTGTACTACCGGGCTTTTTAGCAATACTCTTCGCAGTTAAAGCACTTCGAGTCTTGCCTGCTATTTCCTTTGGCACTCTCGCTTACTTTGAGCCAGTCGCCGTCGTTATATTTGCTTGGTTTTTATTTGACGAAACTCTTGTTTCGATTCAGCTTATTGGTGCTCTGATGATTATATTCGCAGGTATCAGCCAAGGGGTTGTGATGCGGGAGCAGCAGTCAAATAAATCCATTAAGATGGAGTAA
- a CDS encoding ATP-dependent DNA helicase, with the protein MSARLTQQVLATFSADGALAKAIKGFSLRLVQQQMAEAVSQSISSSQNLVVEAGTGVGKTFAYLIPALLSHKQIIVSTGSKNLQEQLFYKDLPALLLMLGLSPKVALLKGRNNYLCQYLMDKELSGASSMDSKILDDLLRINQWAGQTTDGDLGGLAAVSESSQALPLVSSAKETCIGQRCEHYDVCFTRKARNRAMDAQIIVVNHHLFLADKIIKETGFAELLPDPDVVIFDEAHLLPDIAVTYFGQQCSTRVIADLLQQFADIYRTELRDAKQIELLSARCLTLLNDWQQALFEKGETDWRRMLSNKALSTLSWSLLKELTTLKSVLQGHVGRSDNLDDALEKLDAQTAKLELFFLCENNQAAYSIDYGHRYLMLRIAPIDVAKECKKLFDEKVAWIFTSATLQINQDLSLFTKQLGIGNCNQLLLQSPFDYANNALFCVPRHLASVSNHSTILPQFVDVCVQAIEAAQGRTFILLTSHRMLNQVAVALQRRVSYPLLVQGQANKQSLLKKYRQLGNAVLLGTGAFWEGVDVRGKLLSCVIIDKLPFVSPEDNLYRARSESVAREGKDPFTEISLPQAVISLNQGVGRLIRDEKDKGVLILCDNRIVHRPYGQAFLNSLPPMARTRELNNAVKFLQQIK; encoded by the coding sequence TTGAGCGCGAGATTAACACAACAGGTTTTAGCGACATTTTCAGCTGATGGTGCATTAGCTAAAGCAATTAAAGGTTTTAGTCTGCGTTTAGTACAACAACAAATGGCAGAAGCGGTTAGTCAATCTATATCAAGTAGTCAAAACCTTGTGGTTGAGGCGGGCACTGGCGTTGGTAAAACCTTTGCTTATCTTATCCCCGCGCTACTTAGTCATAAGCAAATTATTGTCAGCACAGGCAGTAAGAACCTGCAAGAGCAGCTGTTCTACAAAGACCTACCCGCATTACTGTTAATGCTAGGATTGTCACCTAAAGTGGCTTTATTGAAAGGTCGCAATAACTACCTCTGTCAATATTTGATGGACAAAGAGCTGTCGGGTGCGAGTTCAATGGACTCTAAAATTCTTGACGATCTATTGAGGATTAATCAATGGGCGGGTCAAACAACCGATGGTGATCTTGGTGGTTTAGCTGCTGTATCTGAAAGCTCACAGGCGCTGCCATTGGTAAGCAGTGCTAAGGAAACCTGTATAGGTCAACGCTGTGAACACTACGATGTTTGCTTCACTCGGAAAGCCCGAAATCGAGCCATGGACGCCCAGATTATCGTGGTGAATCACCACTTATTTCTAGCTGATAAAATTATTAAAGAAACAGGCTTTGCGGAGTTGTTGCCAGATCCCGATGTGGTTATTTTTGATGAAGCTCATCTGCTGCCAGATATTGCAGTGACCTATTTTGGACAGCAATGCTCAACTAGAGTGATTGCGGATTTACTGCAACAATTTGCTGATATTTATCGCACAGAACTTCGCGATGCTAAGCAGATAGAACTGCTAAGCGCCCGTTGCTTAACTTTGCTCAATGATTGGCAGCAAGCACTTTTCGAAAAGGGTGAGACTGACTGGCGAAGAATGTTAAGTAACAAAGCGCTATCAACACTATCTTGGTCTTTGTTAAAAGAGTTAACCACGTTAAAAAGTGTATTACAGGGCCATGTCGGTCGCAGTGATAATTTAGATGATGCACTCGAAAAGTTGGATGCTCAAACCGCTAAACTCGAACTGTTTTTTTTGTGTGAGAACAATCAAGCAGCCTATAGTATTGACTATGGGCATCGTTACTTGATGTTAAGGATTGCACCAATCGATGTCGCAAAAGAGTGCAAAAAGCTATTTGATGAAAAAGTCGCGTGGATTTTCACTTCTGCTACGCTACAGATTAATCAAGATCTGAGTCTGTTCACCAAGCAGCTCGGGATAGGAAATTGTAACCAGTTACTGCTACAAAGCCCCTTTGACTACGCCAACAATGCCCTGTTTTGCGTGCCACGCCATCTGGCTAGCGTGAGTAATCACAGTACGATATTACCTCAGTTTGTTGACGTTTGCGTGCAAGCGATTGAAGCGGCTCAGGGACGAACTTTTATCCTTTTAACTAGCCATCGAATGTTGAATCAAGTTGCTGTCGCTCTGCAGCGTCGAGTTTCATATCCACTACTAGTACAAGGGCAAGCTAATAAGCAAAGCTTGCTGAAAAAATACCGCCAATTGGGTAATGCAGTACTATTAGGAACAGGTGCGTTTTGGGAGGGGGTAGACGTACGAGGAAAGCTACTTAGCTGCGTAATCATTGATAAGCTGCCGTTTGTTTCACCCGAGGATAATCTTTATCGTGCTCGTAGCGAGAGTGTCGCCAGAGAGGGCAAAGACCCTTTTACCGAGATCTCGCTGCCACAAGCGGTTATTTCACTCAATCAGGGCGTTGGGCGCTTAATTCGTGATGAGAAAGATAAAGGGGTATTAATCTTATGTGATAACAGAATTGTTCATCGCCCCTATGGTCAAGCATTTTTAAATTCATTGCCACCGATGGCAAGAACTCGAGAACTAAATAATGCCGTTAAATTTTTACAGCAGATTAAGTGA
- the hisG gene encoding ATP phosphoribosyltransferase: MSESNRLRIAIQKSGRLSKESLKLLKSCGVKFNINEQRLIAHSDNMPIDLLRVRDDDIPGLVMDGVVDLGFIGENVLEEEQIERQSLNKPSECIKLRELDFGACRLSLAVPNEFNYQDASSLEGVRIATSYPNILRRYMQQKGISYNDCMLKGSVEVAPRAGLSDAICDLVSTGATLEANGLYETEVIYQSTACLIQSTTSQPDDKQALINKILSRINGVVRAKESKYILLHAPTETLEQIVALLPGAENPTVLPLNDDTNRVAIHAVSTEDLFWDTMEQLTQLGASSILVMPIEKMMG, translated from the coding sequence ATGTCAGAGTCAAACAGATTAAGAATCGCTATCCAAAAATCAGGTCGTCTATCAAAAGAGTCTCTGAAATTACTAAAGAGCTGTGGCGTGAAGTTTAATATCAATGAACAGCGCCTTATTGCCCACTCTGACAACATGCCTATCGATCTACTTCGCGTCCGTGATGATGATATTCCAGGCCTTGTAATGGACGGTGTTGTCGACTTAGGTTTTATTGGCGAAAACGTGTTGGAAGAGGAACAGATTGAACGTCAATCACTAAACAAGCCATCTGAGTGCATCAAACTACGAGAGCTTGATTTCGGCGCATGTCGTTTATCACTTGCTGTACCAAACGAATTTAATTACCAAGATGCCAGCTCGTTAGAAGGGGTGCGCATTGCAACCTCATACCCCAACATTCTACGTCGTTATATGCAGCAAAAAGGCATTAGCTACAATGACTGTATGTTAAAAGGCTCTGTTGAAGTGGCTCCAAGAGCTGGGCTGTCTGATGCCATTTGCGATTTAGTATCAACCGGCGCCACTCTGGAAGCTAACGGCCTGTATGAAACAGAGGTTATATACCAATCTACCGCTTGCCTTATCCAATCAACCACTAGTCAGCCAGATGATAAGCAAGCGCTTATTAACAAAATCCTGTCTCGCATCAACGGCGTAGTACGTGCAAAAGAGAGTAAGTACATTTTGCTACACGCACCAACTGAAACGCTAGAACAAATTGTCGCGTTACTTCCCGGCGCTGAAAACCCAACGGTATTACCACTCAATGATGATACCAATCGCGTTGCAATCCACGCCGTTAGCACCGAAGACCTGTTCTGGGACACCATGGAACAGCTCACCCAGCTAGGTGCAAGTTCAATTCTTGTCATGCCTATTGAAAAAATGATGGGGTAA
- the hisD gene encoding histidinol dehydrogenase: MDILNWQTLTATAKQDALARSPLIGDSNLEQTVANIIDEVVTDGDNALRNFAKQFDGVNIENLKLSKEQIAQACQAVPAELKQAIAQARANIDSFHQAQVSSPVDVETQIGIRCELRSEPIEKVGLYIPGGTAPLISTVLMLALPAKIAGCSKRILVSPPPINNAIVYAADACGITEIYQVGGAQAIAALAFGTDSVPQVDKIFGPGNRFVTEAKRAVSQDSRATVSIDMPAGPSEVLVIADAKANASFVAADLLSQAEHGPDSQVMLVTDSIEVANKVNQALEQQLSELSRAEVATTALSCSRTLLVNDMTEAAQVSNLYGPEHLIIQTEQPRAVLANIRAAGSVFLGAYTPESVGDYASGTNHVLPTYGYSKTVSSLSLADFSRRFTVQELTADGLASIGNAVMTLAAAEQLDAHKNAVALRLASLNIANNDTSEAS, encoded by the coding sequence ATGGACATTCTCAATTGGCAAACGTTAACGGCAACGGCTAAACAAGACGCACTGGCAAGATCGCCGCTCATCGGCGACTCAAACCTTGAACAAACTGTTGCTAACATTATCGATGAGGTAGTGACTGATGGCGACAATGCATTGCGCAATTTTGCCAAACAGTTTGACGGCGTTAATATCGAGAACCTTAAGCTATCAAAGGAGCAAATAGCTCAAGCTTGCCAAGCTGTACCAGCGGAGCTTAAACAAGCGATAGCTCAAGCTAGAGCCAATATAGATAGCTTTCACCAAGCGCAGGTCTCTAGCCCTGTTGATGTTGAAACCCAGATAGGTATTCGCTGCGAGCTAAGAAGTGAGCCAATTGAGAAAGTCGGCCTCTATATACCCGGCGGCACAGCGCCGTTAATTTCGACGGTTTTAATGTTGGCACTACCGGCCAAAATTGCTGGTTGTAGCAAACGCATTTTAGTCAGTCCTCCACCTATTAATAATGCTATCGTCTATGCAGCAGATGCTTGTGGCATCACTGAGATCTATCAAGTTGGCGGTGCACAAGCGATTGCAGCCCTTGCCTTTGGCACTGATTCAGTGCCTCAAGTTGATAAAATATTCGGTCCAGGTAACCGTTTTGTCACTGAAGCTAAACGTGCAGTTAGCCAAGATAGCCGTGCAACGGTCAGTATCGATATGCCAGCAGGCCCTTCAGAGGTGCTAGTCATAGCAGATGCAAAAGCCAATGCCAGCTTTGTGGCAGCTGACCTGCTATCTCAAGCCGAGCACGGACCTGACTCGCAAGTGATGTTAGTGACAGACTCTATCGAAGTTGCCAATAAGGTTAATCAAGCATTAGAGCAGCAACTGTCTGAGCTTTCACGCGCTGAAGTTGCCACTACGGCACTAAGCTGTAGCCGTACGCTGCTGGTCAATGATATGACGGAGGCAGCACAGGTCTCTAACCTATACGGGCCTGAACACCTGATTATCCAAACCGAGCAGCCAAGGGCCGTATTAGCGAATATTCGTGCTGCGGGCTCAGTATTTCTAGGGGCTTATACGCCGGAGTCAGTTGGAGATTACGCCAGTGGAACTAACCACGTATTGCCGACATATGGCTACAGCAAAACGGTGTCAAGTTTGTCGCTAGCAGATTTTAGCCGCCGTTTTACGGTACAAGAGCTAACTGCGGACGGCCTCGCGAGCATAGGCAATGCCGTGATGACACTCGCCGCTGCAGAACAACTCGATGCTCACAAAAATGCAGTGGCGCTGCGTCTTGCATCGCTTAATATCGCTAACAACGATACTTCGGAGGCATCATGA
- the hisC gene encoding histidinol-phosphate transaminase, protein MNALAQRLARPELLDLEVYQSARRIGGQGDIWINANESPFNNTDLVGVNRYPECQPPALIDAYSRYSKVPNNCILTGRGADEAIEILIRTFCSPGIDTITTFGPTYGMYAISAKTANVAVNALQLTDDFQLPTDYMAQIDKGLNSKIVFICNPNNPTGSVIARDELIKVIDSNPQQLVVIDEAYIEFSPEYSVADLVANKSNLVVLRTLSKAFALAGARCGFLLANPDIIDMCMRVIAPYPVPLPVSELAVQALSPDGLATMQAQVDEMNQQGQRLTQALQAYGAKVEKAHGNYVLAQFNDKQTVQQKLTLAGVIARSYNDKRLANCIRFSFSNQAQTDYLIGLFSAPNE, encoded by the coding sequence ATGAATGCTCTTGCACAACGCTTAGCTAGACCAGAGCTTTTAGATTTGGAAGTCTATCAATCTGCAAGGCGTATTGGCGGTCAAGGTGATATTTGGATAAATGCAAATGAATCACCATTTAATAACACAGATTTAGTGGGCGTAAATCGCTACCCAGAATGCCAGCCACCAGCATTAATCGATGCTTATAGCCGCTATAGCAAGGTGCCAAATAACTGTATCTTGACCGGTCGCGGCGCAGATGAAGCGATTGAGATCCTCATACGTACATTTTGCAGTCCAGGTATCGATACCATCACAACTTTTGGGCCGACCTATGGCATGTATGCCATTAGTGCCAAAACAGCCAATGTTGCAGTCAATGCTTTACAACTGACGGATGATTTTCAGCTACCTACTGATTATATGGCACAGATTGATAAGGGGTTAAACAGCAAGATTGTGTTCATCTGCAATCCGAATAACCCAACCGGTAGTGTGATTGCAAGAGATGAATTAATTAAAGTCATCGATAGTAATCCCCAGCAGCTAGTGGTAATCGATGAAGCTTATATCGAATTCAGTCCTGAGTATTCTGTGGCAGATTTAGTCGCAAATAAAAGCAATTTGGTGGTGCTGCGTACCCTTTCAAAAGCATTTGCACTGGCAGGCGCTCGCTGCGGTTTTTTATTGGCAAACCCTGACATTATCGATATGTGCATGCGAGTCATCGCTCCCTACCCTGTACCACTACCAGTCAGTGAACTTGCGGTACAAGCTCTTAGTCCCGATGGTTTAGCAACCATGCAAGCCCAGGTTGATGAGATGAATCAACAAGGTCAACGATTAACACAAGCGTTGCAGGCCTATGGTGCCAAAGTGGAAAAAGCGCACGGCAACTACGTATTGGCGCAGTTTAATGACAAGCAAACTGTTCAACAAAAGTTAACTCTAGCTGGCGTTATTGCACGAAGTTATAACGACAAACGCTTAGCAAACTGTATTCGCTTCAGCTTTTCCAATCAGGCGCAAACCGACTACTTAATTGGCCTTTTTTCGGCGCCGAATGAATAA